From a single Desulfonispora thiosulfatigenes DSM 11270 genomic region:
- a CDS encoding NADP-dependent isocitrate dehydrogenase: MVEKIKMQIPLVEMDGDEMTRIIWQQIKDTLLLPYIDLKTEYYDLGLKKRDETNDQITIDAAEATKKYGVAVKCATITPNAQRITEYNLKQMWKSPNGTIRAILNGTVFRSPIIVENIKPFISNWKYPITIARHAYGDVYKSVEMRTKVKGKAELVFTDEDGQVSKELIHDFDAPGIIQGMHNTDYSIDNFARACFEYALDLKQDLWFSTKDTISKQYDHTFKDIFAEIYEKEYEERFKTVGIEYFYTLIDDAVARVIRSSGGFIWACKNYDGDVMSDMVATAFGSLAMMTSVLVSPDGHYEFEAAHGTVTRHYYQHLEGKETSTNPIATLYAWTGALKKRGELDNNEDLINFANKLEKASLETIEAGVMTKDLTALAGGEVQAVTTTQFLAEINQRLVKAL; the protein is encoded by the coding sequence ATGGTAGAGAAAATTAAAATGCAGATTCCTTTAGTAGAGATGGACGGAGACGAAATGACCAGAATAATCTGGCAACAAATAAAGGACACACTTTTATTACCATATATAGATTTAAAAACTGAGTATTATGATTTAGGTTTAAAAAAGAGAGATGAAACTAACGACCAAATTACAATTGATGCAGCTGAAGCTACAAAAAAATACGGAGTTGCGGTAAAATGTGCAACTATCACCCCTAATGCTCAAAGAATTACGGAATATAATTTAAAGCAAATGTGGAAAAGTCCTAATGGAACAATAAGAGCTATTTTAAATGGAACAGTATTTCGCAGTCCGATAATTGTTGAAAATATTAAACCATTTATTAGTAACTGGAAATATCCAATTACTATTGCAAGACATGCTTATGGTGATGTATATAAAAGCGTAGAAATGAGAACTAAAGTAAAAGGTAAAGCAGAACTTGTATTTACAGATGAAGATGGACAAGTTTCTAAAGAATTAATTCATGATTTTGATGCTCCAGGAATTATTCAAGGAATGCATAATACGGATTATTCTATTGATAACTTTGCAAGAGCTTGTTTTGAATATGCTTTAGATTTAAAACAAGATTTATGGTTTTCAACCAAAGATACTATTTCTAAACAATATGACCATACCTTTAAAGATATATTTGCGGAAATTTATGAAAAAGAGTATGAAGAAAGATTTAAAACTGTAGGAATTGAGTATTTTTATACCTTAATTGACGATGCTGTAGCAAGGGTTATTCGTAGCTCTGGTGGATTTATCTGGGCTTGTAAAAACTATGATGGTGATGTGATGTCAGACATGGTAGCTACTGCTTTTGGTAGTTTAGCGATGATGACATCAGTACTAGTTTCGCCAGATGGTCATTATGAATTTGAAGCAGCTCATGGTACGGTAACAAGACATTATTATCAACATTTAGAAGGAAAAGAAACTTCTACAAATCCAATTGCCACTTTATATGCTTGGACAGGAGCGCTAAAAAAACGTGGAGAATTAGATAATAATGAAGATTTAATTAATTTTGCAAATAAGCTTGAAAAGGCTTCTCTTGAAACTATTGAAGCAGGCGTGATGACTAAAGATTTAACTGCTTTAGCCGGTGGTGAAGTACAAGCAGTTACTACAACACAATTTTTAGCAGAAATAAATCAAAGACTAGTAAAAGCTCTTTAG
- a CDS encoding ClC family H(+)/Cl(-) exchange transporter, with protein sequence MAKINKNNTYNTLSHWHKFRLKLMLEGIVVGIFAGFLVVFYRIILDDAEKLRTYFLNLNIEKGLLIPLWFLILIFLAYIVGILVKREPLISGSGIPQVKAQLLGKLEMNWVSIVIKKVIGGFISIGAGLSLGREGPSIQLGAAMGQGFSRIFKRLKIEEKYLITSGSSAGLAAAFNAPLAGVMFSLEEVHKHFSPLILLSALSASLTADFISSHFFGLKPVFSFENVGTLPLNSYGYIIVLGIIVGIFGVFYNFSLIKTQELYSKLKWIPVEFKHVIPFLVAGILAFTLPQVLGGGHGLIDALTEGSITMKMLMIVLLVKFVFSMISYGSGAPGGIFFPLLVLGALTGAIYGNVLVHFFNFSPEYINNFIILAMAGYFTAIVRAPITGSILITEMTGSFSHLLSLTIISLVAYVVADLLKSAPIYESLLERVLKSNGIYETVGDSKSKTVLEVPVCIDCEMDGKQIKDLKLPKDCLLVAIKRGEKEIIPRGDTVIYSGDCLNVLVNEDKAALTNQELLEMGRNLDEG encoded by the coding sequence ATGGCGAAAATTAATAAAAACAATACTTATAACACCTTATCTCATTGGCATAAATTTCGACTTAAGCTAATGTTAGAAGGTATTGTTGTCGGTATCTTTGCAGGATTTTTAGTTGTTTTTTATAGGATAATTTTAGATGATGCTGAAAAGCTTAGAACGTATTTTTTGAACTTAAATATTGAAAAAGGATTATTAATACCTTTATGGTTTTTAATTTTAATATTCCTAGCCTATATAGTGGGAATCCTTGTAAAAAGAGAACCATTAATAAGTGGTAGTGGTATTCCCCAAGTCAAAGCTCAACTATTAGGAAAATTAGAAATGAATTGGGTGTCTATTGTTATAAAAAAAGTAATCGGAGGCTTTATCTCAATAGGGGCAGGTTTATCGCTTGGAAGAGAAGGCCCTTCCATTCAGTTAGGTGCTGCGATGGGACAAGGTTTTAGTAGAATATTTAAAAGATTGAAAATTGAAGAAAAATATTTAATTACTAGTGGTTCTAGTGCTGGTCTTGCTGCTGCATTTAATGCTCCTCTAGCTGGGGTAATGTTTTCTTTAGAAGAAGTTCATAAGCATTTCTCACCTCTTATATTATTATCTGCGTTATCTGCCTCGTTAACAGCAGATTTCATTTCATCACATTTTTTTGGCTTAAAGCCTGTCTTTAGTTTTGAAAATGTAGGCACCTTACCATTAAATAGTTATGGATATATTATAGTGTTAGGAATTATAGTGGGAATTTTTGGTGTGTTTTATAATTTTAGCTTAATAAAAACCCAAGAATTGTATTCTAAATTAAAATGGATACCCGTTGAGTTTAAACATGTTATTCCATTTTTAGTTGCCGGTATATTAGCATTTACTCTTCCGCAGGTTTTAGGTGGTGGGCACGGACTTATTGATGCTCTAACTGAGGGTAGTATTACAATGAAAATGCTAATGATAGTTTTATTAGTTAAGTTTGTCTTTTCAATGATTAGCTATGGTTCTGGTGCTCCAGGTGGTATCTTTTTTCCCTTATTAGTATTAGGCGCATTAACGGGGGCTATTTATGGAAATGTTTTAGTACATTTCTTTAATTTTAGTCCAGAATATATAAATAACTTTATAATTTTAGCCATGGCAGGATATTTTACTGCTATTGTTCGCGCACCTATTACGGGCAGTATTTTAATAACTGAGATGACTGGGTCTTTTTCTCACTTACTTTCTTTAACGATCATCTCCCTAGTAGCTTATGTTGTTGCAGATTTATTAAAATCAGCTCCAATATATGAATCATTGTTAGAAAGAGTTTTAAAAAGTAATGGAATATACGAGACTGTTGGCGATAGTAAAAGTAAAACTGTGCTAGAAGTACCGGTATGCATCGATTGTGAAATGGATGGTAAACAAATTAAGGATTTAAAACTTCCAAAGGACTGTTTACTTGTTGCTATTAAAAGAGGAGAAAAAGAAATTATCCCTAGAGGAGATACGGTGATTTATTCAGGTGATTGTTTAAATGTGTTAGTAAATGAAGATAAAGCAGCTCTGACAAATCAAGAATTATTAGAAATGGGTAGAAATTTAGACGAAGGTTAA
- a CDS encoding phenylacetate--CoA ligase family protein produces MRREQFEIIRELLIKLPKVSEFYRNKFAGIDLTEIKCKEDFEKLPFTNKGDLRDAYPLGLAGVPDSEIVRIHSSSGTTGTPIIIPYTQKDVEDWAIMFKRCYETAGMTNLDRVQITPGYGLWTAGIGFQTGAELLGSMVIPMGPGNTDKQIQMMRDLKSTVLCATSSYALLLAEEIAKRGVRDEIHLKKGIIGSERWGEKMRCRIANELGVKLYDIYGLTEIYGPGIAMSCDHECGMHYWDDYVYFEIIDPNTGEQVPKGEIGELVITTLRKEGAPLIRYRTHDLTRFLPGECECGLKFPRIDTLIGRTDDMVKVKGVNIYPGQIDEMLREIEGASSEYQVMIDHLQGKDIMTLFFEIENIADKENVEKNVSKYCKTKIGLTILPKAVAMGELPRSEKKSTRIFDNRY; encoded by the coding sequence ATGAGAAGAGAACAGTTTGAGATAATTAGAGAATTATTAATTAAACTTCCCAAGGTTAGTGAGTTTTATCGTAATAAGTTTGCAGGAATTGATTTAACTGAAATTAAGTGTAAGGAAGACTTTGAAAAGTTACCTTTTACCAATAAAGGTGATTTAAGAGATGCTTATCCACTAGGGCTTGCTGGTGTTCCTGATAGTGAAATAGTTCGTATTCATTCATCTTCTGGTACAACAGGTACGCCAATTATTATTCCTTATACACAAAAGGATGTTGAAGACTGGGCTATAATGTTTAAGCGTTGTTATGAAACAGCAGGAATGACTAATTTAGACCGTGTGCAAATTACCCCTGGATATGGACTGTGGACAGCTGGAATTGGCTTTCAAACGGGAGCTGAGCTATTAGGTTCAATGGTAATTCCTATGGGACCTGGTAATACTGATAAACAAATTCAAATGATGAGGGATTTAAAAAGTACAGTTTTATGTGCTACTTCTTCTTATGCTTTACTTTTAGCAGAAGAAATTGCTAAGCGTGGAGTTAGAGATGAAATTCATCTTAAAAAAGGAATAATAGGTTCAGAGCGTTGGGGCGAAAAAATGCGCTGTCGTATTGCTAATGAGTTAGGGGTAAAGCTTTATGATATATATGGCTTAACAGAAATTTATGGGCCAGGGATTGCTATGAGTTGCGATCATGAATGTGGTATGCACTATTGGGATGATTATGTATATTTTGAAATAATTGATCCAAACACAGGTGAGCAGGTTCCTAAAGGGGAAATAGGGGAATTAGTAATTACTACTCTTAGAAAAGAAGGAGCTCCTTTAATTCGTTATCGTACCCATGATTTAACGCGTTTTTTACCTGGAGAATGTGAGTGTGGACTTAAGTTTCCGAGGATTGATACTCTTATCGGTCGCACAGATGATATGGTTAAAGTTAAAGGAGTTAACATTTATCCTGGACAAATAGATGAAATGTTACGTGAAATAGAAGGAGCTAGTAGTGAGTATCAAGTAATGATTGACCATTTACAGGGAAAAGATATTATGACATTGTTTTTTGAAATTGAGAATATTGCAGATAAAGAAAATGTTGAAAAAAATGTAAGCAAATATTGTAAAACAAAAATTGGCCTCACTATTTTACCAAAGGCTGTAGCTATGGGAGAGCTTCCAAGAAGTGAAAAAAAATCTACGCGTATCTTTGATAATCGATATTAA
- a CDS encoding indolepyruvate oxidoreductase subunit beta — protein MINCILAGVGGQGTILASKLIAQTAMNKGLNARTAETIGMAQRGGCVVSHVRIGENIHSPLIPLKSADLIIGFEPAEAVRSLGYLKENGTVIVSQKAIKPITASLSNSDYNGSEMISYLKNTITNLIVVDSEKICADCGSAKVLNIALLGAAVASGALEMSLEEVRATIKDRLAERFVEMNLKALHQGAEFFRGV, from the coding sequence ATGATTAATTGTATTTTAGCAGGTGTAGGCGGACAAGGTACCATTTTAGCCTCTAAATTAATTGCTCAAACTGCTATGAATAAAGGCTTAAATGCACGTACTGCCGAAACAATTGGCATGGCACAAAGGGGTGGCTGTGTGGTAAGTCATGTGCGTATTGGTGAGAATATTCATTCTCCTTTAATTCCTTTAAAATCAGCTGATTTAATTATAGGTTTTGAGCCAGCTGAAGCAGTTCGTTCTTTGGGTTATTTAAAGGAAAATGGTACAGTTATTGTGAGCCAAAAGGCAATTAAGCCAATTACAGCCTCTCTTTCTAATTCTGATTATAATGGAAGTGAAATGATTTCCTATCTTAAAAATACTATAACTAACTTAATCGTTGTAGATAGTGAAAAAATTTGTGCTGATTGTGGTTCAGCTAAGGTATTAAATATTGCCTTATTAGGAGCAGCTGTAGCAAGTGGAGCACTGGAAATGAGCTTAGAAGAAGTTAGGGCAACAATTAAAGATAGATTAGCTGAAAGGTTTGTAGAGATGAATTTAAAAGCACTGCATCAAGGTGCTGAATTTTTTAGAGGAGTGTAG
- the iorA gene encoding indolepyruvate ferredoxin oxidoreductase subunit alpha, with the protein MAQELLMGNEAIAMGAIRAGVGVVTGYPGTPSTEILETIAKKNNGKIYVEWSINEKAALEVAAGAAYAGMRTLVTMKQVGLNVASDPVMSLAYIGIKGGMVIVVADDPGPISSQTEQDTRQFGIFSKLPVFDPSSPEEAYLMIEDAFNYSEKYNTPVIFRPTTRVCHGCASIEVDDKKHEIQVEGFIKDPKWVIFPRLSYQNHLKIEARTPILSKDFSSYRFNSVVGSGKKGIATGGISFAYTSEALAKLEGESKLFKVSTPHPFPEKLALEFLTGLEEVLVIEELDPVIEKELVYLCGKYNLSVKIKGKLTGHMPQAGENTVEIVIKAVASYLDIALEKIDIQEGIPELPIRPPVLCAGCPHRASFYAVKQAMKGQKAVFSGDIGCYTLGNASPLNMVDTCLCMGAGITIAQGLHRAEPDAKNFAFIGDSTFFHSGIPGVVNAIYNETDIVLIVLDNSTTAMTGHQPHPGTGKTMMGNVSEKIDISKVLTALGVENVTTCDPLNLKEAISVVKGAATIKGVSAVIFKSPCIAVTKPSPLYVVDEDKCTGCKRCITELGCPAIVKLDSKVQIDSALCYGCSICAQVCPFDAIGGAK; encoded by the coding sequence ATGGCACAAGAGCTATTAATGGGAAATGAAGCTATTGCAATGGGAGCAATTCGTGCAGGAGTGGGAGTTGTTACAGGGTATCCTGGAACTCCATCAACAGAAATTTTAGAAACAATTGCTAAAAAAAACAATGGAAAGATTTATGTTGAATGGTCTATAAATGAAAAAGCAGCTTTAGAGGTTGCTGCAGGAGCTGCTTATGCGGGAATGCGTACACTGGTAACGATGAAGCAGGTTGGATTAAATGTTGCCTCAGACCCAGTGATGAGTCTTGCTTATATTGGTATTAAAGGTGGTATGGTAATTGTTGTCGCTGACGATCCAGGCCCTATTTCATCGCAAACAGAACAAGATACTCGTCAGTTTGGTATTTTCTCGAAATTGCCAGTTTTTGATCCTTCATCTCCAGAAGAAGCTTATTTAATGATTGAAGATGCTTTTAATTATTCCGAAAAATATAATACACCAGTTATATTCAGACCAACCACTAGAGTGTGCCATGGTTGTGCCTCTATTGAAGTAGATGATAAGAAACATGAAATTCAGGTAGAAGGTTTTATTAAAGATCCTAAATGGGTTATCTTTCCACGTCTTTCTTATCAAAATCATTTAAAAATAGAAGCACGCACGCCTATTTTAAGTAAAGACTTTTCTTCTTATCGTTTTAATTCTGTCGTAGGTAGTGGAAAAAAGGGGATTGCTACGGGAGGAATTAGTTTTGCTTATACTTCGGAAGCTTTAGCAAAACTAGAAGGTGAGAGTAAGCTTTTTAAGGTCTCAACCCCACATCCCTTTCCAGAAAAATTAGCCCTAGAGTTTTTAACAGGGTTAGAAGAAGTATTAGTAATTGAAGAATTAGACCCTGTTATTGAAAAAGAGTTGGTGTATTTATGTGGAAAGTATAATTTATCCGTTAAAATAAAGGGAAAATTAACAGGGCATATGCCTCAGGCAGGAGAAAACACCGTAGAAATAGTGATAAAAGCTGTAGCTAGTTATTTAGATATCGCTTTAGAAAAAATAGATATTCAAGAAGGTATACCTGAATTACCAATTAGACCACCTGTACTTTGTGCTGGTTGTCCTCATAGAGCTTCTTTTTATGCTGTTAAACAAGCAATGAAAGGCCAAAAAGCCGTTTTTTCAGGTGATATAGGGTGTTATACTTTAGGAAATGCTAGCCCTCTTAATATGGTAGATACTTGCCTTTGTATGGGAGCTGGGATTACAATTGCCCAAGGACTTCACCGAGCAGAGCCAGATGCTAAAAATTTTGCCTTTATTGGAGATTCGACCTTTTTTCATTCAGGTATCCCTGGTGTAGTAAATGCTATTTATAATGAAACTGATATAGTGCTAATTGTGTTAGATAACTCTACCACTGCGATGACGGGTCATCAGCCTCATCCAGGTACAGGTAAAACCATGATGGGAAATGTATCAGAAAAAATAGATATTAGTAAAGTGCTTACAGCTTTAGGTGTAGAAAATGTAACTACTTGTGATCCTTTAAATTTAAAAGAGGCAATTAGTGTAGTTAAAGGTGCTGCTACTATTAAGGGAGTATCTGCTGTTATTTTTAAGTCTCCGTGTATAGCGGTTACAAAGCCATCCCCTTTATATGTTGTTGATGAGGATAAATGTACAGGATGTAAAAGATGTATAACAGAATTAGGATGCCCAGCTATTGTTAAATTAGACAGCAAAGTACAAATTGATTCTGCCCTTTGTTATGGATGTTCAATTTGTGCCCAGGTTTGTCCATTTGATGCAATCGGAGGTGCTAAATAA
- a CDS encoding permease, which yields MNKLLRRYLFFIILLLIQITFLVIEPTIGQKSLSITWKNTLEMLSVVPPIFILLGLMDVWVEKETMIKLMGDNSGFRGIIIAFFLGSMAAGPLYAAFPVAGILLKKGSKLSNVLIFIGAWSTTKIPLLLFEASSLGWNFMLIRFLLNIPGIAIIAYLSERILSEKEKKDVYERNSIATQGV from the coding sequence ATGAACAAATTATTAAGAAGATATTTATTTTTTATAATTTTACTCTTAATACAAATAACCTTTTTAGTAATAGAACCTACTATTGGGCAAAAATCCTTATCTATAACATGGAAAAATACACTAGAGATGCTTTCTGTTGTTCCTCCCATTTTTATTCTTTTAGGACTAATGGATGTATGGGTAGAAAAGGAAACTATGATAAAGTTGATGGGTGATAATTCAGGTTTTAGAGGAATTATTATTGCTTTTTTTCTAGGTTCTATGGCAGCAGGACCTTTGTATGCTGCTTTTCCAGTAGCTGGTATATTGCTCAAAAAGGGAAGTAAGCTTTCAAATGTATTGATTTTCATTGGAGCATGGTCAACCACAAAAATTCCCCTACTACTTTTTGAAGCATCCTCACTAGGGTGGAATTTTATGCTTATAAGGTTTTTGCTTAACATACCGGGGATTGCAATTATCGCATATTTATCAGAAAGAATCCTAAGTGAAAAAGAGAAAAAGGATGTTTATGAGAGAAATAGTATCGCAACCCAAGGTGTTTAA
- a CDS encoding permease has product MFTKILYILAIGMVILSFSKDKKKTKMGLKKAWKTFENILPQFLAILLIIGLMLSILDQDTISKLLGKESGWLGMIIAGGLGSITLIPGFVAFPLVDALLKNGAGYMQITMFVSTLMMVGIVTIPVEIQYFGKKTALARNIMGLGFSFIVAIVMGAILG; this is encoded by the coding sequence ATGTTTACAAAAATATTATATATATTAGCGATAGGCATGGTTATTTTATCTTTTAGTAAAGATAAAAAGAAAACAAAAATGGGATTAAAAAAAGCGTGGAAAACATTTGAAAATATACTTCCGCAATTTTTAGCTATTTTATTAATTATTGGTTTAATGCTCTCGATATTAGATCAAGACACAATTTCTAAGCTTTTAGGAAAAGAATCAGGTTGGCTTGGAATGATTATAGCAGGCGGTTTGGGTTCTATTACACTTATACCTGGTTTTGTCGCCTTTCCTTTAGTAGATGCTTTATTAAAAAATGGAGCAGGATACATGCAGATAACAATGTTTGTTTCAACTTTGATGATGGTTGGAATAGTAACTATTCCTGTAGAAATACAGTATTTTGGTAAAAAAACAGCATTAGCTAGAAATATTATGGGTTTAGGATTTTCCTTTATTGTAGCAATTGTGATGGGGGCGATATTAGGATGA
- a CDS encoding 4Fe-4S binding protein: MNKLNNYYIKTNRTFSPIRKHGWLFTILVAIGGLWVPKLGLLVLAIMASLMISGFFTGRYWCGNFCPHGSLFDKILLPYSKNRNIPKFLKSRTFIVLFFIFFMYNFTRRILNAFDAWGTYTFPDKLGFVLVATYLVVLVVGGTLALFTTPRTWCQFCPMGSIQKATHALGRVSGVSKKTEKKLTISNKDACLNCGKCAKVCPFQLKPYLNFTENNQFNNLNCIKCSTCIENCPKDLLSLKTEKGVLKVKEDSAKVMN, from the coding sequence ATGAATAAATTAAACAATTATTATATAAAGACAAATCGTACCTTTTCACCTATCAGAAAACATGGATGGTTATTTACTATCCTCGTAGCTATAGGTGGACTATGGGTACCAAAATTAGGTTTACTTGTTTTAGCAATTATGGCTAGTTTAATGATAAGTGGTTTTTTTACCGGCAGATATTGGTGTGGTAATTTTTGTCCTCATGGTAGTTTATTTGATAAGATATTACTTCCATATAGTAAAAATAGAAATATTCCAAAGTTTTTGAAATCACGAACTTTTATTGTCTTATTTTTTATCTTTTTTATGTATAACTTTACAAGAAGAATTTTAAATGCTTTTGATGCCTGGGGAACATATACTTTTCCAGATAAATTAGGATTTGTACTAGTTGCTACTTATTTAGTTGTATTAGTAGTTGGTGGAACATTAGCTCTTTTTACTACACCAAGAACTTGGTGTCAATTCTGTCCTATGGGTTCCATTCAAAAAGCAACTCACGCCCTTGGAAGAGTGTCAGGTGTAAGTAAAAAAACTGAGAAAAAACTGACTATATCTAATAAAGATGCATGTCTTAATTGTGGTAAATGTGCAAAAGTTTGTCCATTTCAGTTAAAACCATATTTAAACTTCACGGAGAATAACCAATTCAATAATCTAAACTGCATTAAATGCTCTACTTGCATAGAAAATTGTCCTAAAGATCTTTTATCCTTAAAAACTGAAAAAGGAGTATTAAAGGTTAAAGAGGACTCAGCAAAGGTAATGAATTAA
- a CDS encoding four-helix bundle copper-binding protein, whose amino-acid sequence MGIVTNKTDKYQACIDSCAKCSRACYECFEACLNEPDLKERKNCVSTLVECAQMCQMSVGMMSMSGQFSKQHCQVCAEICDKCAQECAMFKDDHCQKCADICRQCADECRKMASM is encoded by the coding sequence GTGGGTATCGTAACAAATAAAACTGATAAGTATCAAGCATGTATAGATTCATGTGCAAAATGTAGTAGAGCATGTTATGAGTGTTTTGAGGCATGTTTAAATGAGCCAGATTTAAAGGAAAGAAAAAATTGTGTAAGCACCCTAGTGGAATGTGCACAGATGTGTCAAATGTCAGTAGGTATGATGTCTATGAGTGGTCAATTTTCTAAACAACATTGTCAGGTTTGTGCAGAAATTTGTGATAAATGTGCACAGGAATGTGCGATGTTTAAAGATGATCATTGCCAAAAATGTGCTGATATTTGCCGTCAATGTGCAGATGAATGTAGAAAAATGGCATCCATGTAA
- a CDS encoding diguanylate cyclase — protein sequence MYLSNMIILLAVSAYFGFLYLKMKKLKKYLYFSLLCFVTAIYYGNYFITILPISYLLFQKIIFSSMFFIPIFFTLFMREFSELSVLRPQKINMVIRVVVIIAGIIFFKDLVSYYIFRRFYFIIFAADFFYIIGLVIYDYFQENIYIKKMTPWIIIVLVMCSHDIYFQIIGQYSPLGLQLNVYALIFFLGIIALDLAFEHINLYTKASRDGLTGLFTQSFFKNELIEIVKNKNKIKGSISLIMLDIDHFKKFNDIYGHLMGDKVLEAVSKILTENSPRDALVTRYGGEEFAILLKNYDKKSALEIAERLRVDIEDYRNKENNSIRITISLGITTWHASKEIDHSETLIQEADEALYYSKHHGRNKVTHFEETK from the coding sequence ATGTATCTTAGTAATATGATCATTTTACTTGCTGTATCAGCTTATTTCGGTTTTCTTTATCTAAAAATGAAGAAGCTAAAAAAGTATTTATATTTTTCCTTATTATGTTTCGTTACAGCTATATATTATGGAAATTATTTTATTACTATTCTTCCAATTTCCTACTTGCTTTTTCAAAAAATAATATTCTCCAGTATGTTTTTTATACCCATTTTTTTCACGCTATTTATGAGAGAATTTTCAGAACTATCAGTGCTTAGGCCACAAAAAATAAATATGGTAATTAGAGTTGTAGTCATAATAGCTGGCATTATTTTTTTTAAAGATTTAGTATCTTACTATATTTTTCGAAGGTTTTATTTTATAATTTTTGCAGCTGATTTTTTTTATATAATTGGTTTAGTTATTTATGACTATTTTCAAGAAAATATTTATATTAAAAAAATGACTCCGTGGATCATTATTGTTTTGGTCATGTGTAGTCATGATATCTATTTTCAAATAATAGGCCAATATTCTCCGTTAGGACTTCAATTAAATGTTTATGCGCTCATATTTTTTCTAGGCATAATTGCGCTAGATTTGGCCTTTGAACATATTAACCTATATACAAAAGCAAGCAGAGACGGACTTACGGGACTCTTCACACAAAGTTTTTTTAAAAATGAGTTAATCGAGATAGTTAAAAATAAGAATAAAATAAAAGGGTCAATTTCTTTAATTATGTTAGATATAGATCACTTTAAAAAGTTTAATGATATCTATGGACATTTAATGGGCGACAAAGTGTTAGAAGCTGTTTCAAAGATTCTAACGGAAAATTCCCCTAGAGATGCTTTAGTAACTAGGTATGGAGGAGAAGAATTTGCAATTTTACTGAAAAATTATGATAAGAAAAGTGCGTTAGAAATAGCTGAAAGGCTAAGAGTGGATATTGAAGATTATAGAAATAAAGAAAATAATAGTATAAGAATAACAATTAGCTTAGGCATTACAACCTGGCATGCTAGTAAAGAAATCGACCACTCCGAAACTTTAATTCAAGAGGCAGATGAGGCTTTATATTATTCAAAACATCATGGAAGAAATAAGGTCACGCATTTTGAAGAAACCAAATAA
- a CDS encoding beta galactosidase jelly roll domain-containing protein: MKDKGWILSLLFIFLLSILIIINISIKSDDTPNKITLNGNWLYSVNDSPDFMITDYEDSTWKEAPFIYTDVIVKKEQEKVNKVIWFRKKIFIPKELKEEDLMLYVQRMANYHSVYFNGNLIGKTIADTHNLFSNWNKKIGYFIPKKLIVYGQENIIAIRTHSTYEYGP, from the coding sequence ATGAAAGATAAAGGATGGATACTATCACTTCTTTTTATTTTCTTATTATCTATTTTGATTATTATAAATATATCTATCAAGTCTGATGATACTCCAAATAAAATAACGTTGAATGGTAATTGGCTATATTCTGTAAATGATTCCCCAGATTTTATGATTACAGATTATGAAGATAGCACCTGGAAAGAGGCACCTTTTATATATACCGATGTAATTGTAAAAAAAGAACAAGAAAAGGTAAATAAAGTGATATGGTTTCGAAAGAAGATCTTTATTCCTAAGGAATTAAAGGAAGAAGATTTAATGCTTTATGTTCAGAGGATGGCAAATTACCATAGTGTATATTTTAATGGTAATTTGATTGGTAAAACTATTGCTGACACTCATAACCTTTTTAGTAATTGGAATAAAAAAATTGGGTACTTTATTCCAAAGAAATTAATTGTATATGGTCAAGAAAATATCATCGCAATACGAACCCATAGTACGTATGAATATGGTCCCTAA